In Plasmodium cynomolgi strain B DNA, scaffold: 0019, whole genome shotgun sequence, the genomic window AAATAATAACCAAGGGAACTGTCATTTCGCGAAATTTAAATCTagattggaaaaaaaataaactgtaCGGAAAAATTCCGAACAATATGGATAGTAGATCATTCAAGAGAGAAGAATATAGCTCGTCCAACGAAATCGCCGTGGAATCCTCTACTTCGTCAGAAATAGAACTAATCGAAAGTGATGACATTTTACTAGCTGATGCAGATGAACATGATTATTTGTTGTCGGAACAAGATAATCAATGTACAGACATATCACATTTGGATTCAACTTGCGATGACGAAATCATAAGGATTAATGTGGAAAATGAGGACTTTATGTCAACTGATGCAACAATGGAATATAATGAAGAATTAGAAGAAATAACCATGAACACAATGCAGGTAGAGAGTATGGTTGGAGAGGTTTTAGTAGGACAGAATGATGAATTTTCTCCTAGTCATCTGAATGAAGAACCGAATGAAGAGCAACTTGATGAATATACCCATTTCGGAAATATTACACAGACTGACGCACAATTCGATGATTTTACCAATCAAGGGATTACAATCCATCAAGATATAGAGTCCGAGGATTACACTCCAAATGGAGATATAATCCAACACGATATGCATTCCAGAGAATATACGTATCATGGGAATATAGTCGACTACAATGCTCAACCCGAAAATGGTACCTATCGTGCGAATATTATCCGACGCGGACCATCTACAATAATGGAATTTGACCGTATGGAATTGCATTACAATTCtagcattttaaaattatggGATACAATAAAAGAAAGGAGATTAGGTGATGAACTAACGAATCCAGAAGATCTTATAGAGGACAAAATagtatatcatatatataatttcttccACTCGCTCGAAagatgtaaatatttttctctaaaaaataaattaaatagaTTGTGCGATTATATTGTAAGAAAGTACAATGTGCCATCAGAAGTCAAAGTTCATGAATGGGATATAACGATTTCGTATATCTTAAGTGATCtattaaaaaaggatgccCAGGATTATTTCGAATTATGTGATCTAATTGAAAATGGAATGTGTGAGAGATTGAAGTTCGTTCAatttataaatgaaaaaaaaaggtcttGGAGTATGTCCACGAATATGATATTTCGATCATGGGCAGACGTCTTGGCTTTAAAATTGATTATTCATTCTCAATAATGAGATATTTTGGAGAAGTGATCTAAGCTCATTTTTCTTTGAGAGCATAAATAGAGTTTATGCATCTACCCTGAATTCTTTTAGTACATATACTGTACATATAGCAAGGAATGCttttgtatacatatgtgtacatatttatacatcGCATATTTATCAGAATAGCATGGTGCAGGGGATAATGTAAATGTAGTGCCTTCTTTCATGTGCAGATGCTGATTCATCAAAGAATATCAGTTTCTAGAATCGTAAATGTGAAAATCATCGATGATTACATTGGCATTACATCAATCCCCCTAATATAATGCATATTGTATATTtctaatataaaaatatacttatattaccatcccctttttttttttttttttaacgaattCAATATATGAACACAGCTGACGAATAAAACATACGAAATAttacattaatttttcgtGCTGAGCATTCGTTctatatacatgtgtaaTGTATTTAAAACGAATTTCCATAAGAGCGCACATATTtgatctttttttgtctttggGAAAAGTTATAAACATATCGGAAATATTTAATGTATAATACTATCTTAATAAAGACAATAACCCTATACATTACGCATGTGATTAACGATTTCTGCAAAGCTGTATTTGTAAATCGCTAATTGTGAAGCTGCaaataaaagattttttcgCAACACTTTTGATTtaactaaaaaaatgtaaaatgtgCCAACACAGAATATAAATaaaccatttttatgtaaaaatgacgtagatttattaataatgtaAAAGTCATGTATTTTATGTCTCTAAAGAGCAATATCAAATGTTTTAGCGCTATATGCTGTGGGGATAATAAaagttatatttaaataatttttgcaataaaTCACACATGATAGATGGATACAGCATGACtaacat contains:
- a CDS encoding phist protein (Pf-fam-b;~putative), yielding EYTYHGNIVDYNAQPENGTYRANIIRRGPSTIMEFDRMELHYNSSILKLWDTIKERRLGDELTNPEDLIEDKIVYHIYNFFHSLERCKYFSLKNKLNRLCDYIVRKYNVPSEVKVHEWDITISYILSDLLKKDAQDYFELCDLIENGMCERLKFVQFINEKKRSWSMSTNMIFRSWADVLALKLIIHSQ